GACCTCGCCGTTGACCCGGGCACGCACGGCGAGGTCGTCGACGTCGAGGCCGGGGACGACCCACGGGCCGATCGGGCACGACGTGTCGAAGCCCTTGGCACGTGCCCACTGGTCGTCGGTGCGCTGGATGTCGCGCGCGGTCACGTCGTTCGCGACCGTGAACCCGAAGACCTGGCCGAGCGCGTGCTCGGGCGCGACGTCCTTGGTGACCTTGCCGATGACCACGGCGAGCTCGGCCTCGTGGTCGACGTGCTCGGTCCACGTGGGCAGGACGATCGGGTCGTCCGGGCCGATCACCGAGGTGTTCGGCTTGAGGAACAGCAGCGGCGCGACGGGCAGGTCGTTGCCCATCTCGGCGGCGTGCGCGGCGTAGTTGCGGCCGACGCCGATGATCTTCGAGCGCGGGATCACCGGCGCGAGCAGCCGCACGCGGTCGTCGTCGAGCGGGACCTGCTCGCCCGTCGGCTGGACCGGCGTGTAGATCGGGTCCCCCGTGAGGACGACGAGCTGCTCGGAGCCCGGGTCGCCCTCGACGAGGGCGTAGCGGGGGTCGTCACCGGTCGTGAATCTCGCGATACGCACGCGCCCACCCTAGTCGGGCGTCGCGCCCGGAGCCGTGTCCCGGGAGCCGCGCGGCCGGCGGGCCGCGGCACCCCGCTGCACGTCAGGCGCGCGCGAGCACCTCGCCGTGCACGATCGAGAACCAGCCGTCCTCGGCGGTCCCCCACTCGCGCCAGGCGTCCGACAGGTGCTCGAGCGCGACCTCGTCGGCGAGGCCGTGCGCGATCGCCTGCGCCGCGAAGTTCGACGCGACCGCGCGGTCCGCCCACAGGCTCGACCACCACGTGCGGTCCTCGGGCGTCGCGTAGCACCACACGCCGGCCGACGGCGCGATGCCGGCGGGGTCGAACCCGGCCTGGCGCACCCAGCTGAGCAGACGGCGGCCGGCGTCGGCCTCGGCGTGGTTCGCCTGCGTGACCTCGTGGTAGAGCGTCAGCCACTCGTCGAGCCCGGCCGACGGTGGGTACCAGGTCATCGCGGCGTAGTCGGCGTCGCGCACCGCGACGATGCCGCCCGGGCGCGTGACGCGGCGGATCTCGCGCAGCGCTGCGATGGGGTCGACGAGGTGCTGGAGCACCTGGTGGGCGTGCACGACGTCGAAGCTCGCGTCCTCGTAGGGCAGCGCGTACACGTCGCCGACCTCGAACGTGACGTTCGCCGCGTCCGCCTCGGTGGCCGCCTCGCGCGCGGCCTCGATGACCTTGGCCGACCGGTCGATGCCGACGACGTCGCCGGGGCTGACGCGCGACGCGAGGTCGATCGTGATGGTGCCGGGGCCGCAGCCCACGTCGAGCAGCCGCTGACCGGGCTGGAGCGACGGGAGGAGATAGGCGGCAGAGTTCTCGGCGGTGCGCCAGCGGTGCGAGCGCAGCACGCTCTCGTGGTGCCCGTGCGTGTAGACGTCCTGGGGCGACTCGATGCTCACCCCGCACTGTAGACGCGGACCCGGGGCCCGTTTCAAGCACCGGAACGGGAAAGTCCGCGTGCTGAGACCGGCGGGCCCGCCCTCGCCCAGGACCCGCCCAGGCGCCGGCGGTACCGTGACCCGATGCAGCGGATCTCCGGCGTCGACGTCGCGCGCGGGCTCGCGGTGCTCGGGATGTTCACCGCGCACCTCGCTCCCGGTGCCGCCGGCGACCCGTGGCCGCGCGGCGCCGTGCAGGTCGCCGACGGGCGCTCGGCCGCCGCGTTCGTCGTGCTCGCCGGGCTCTCGGTCGCGCTGCTGTCCGGCGGCGCGCGACCCGTCGACGGCGTGCGGCGCGTGCAGGCCCGGCTCCGGGTGCTCGTGCGCGGTGTCCTGCTCGTCGCGCTCGGGGTCGTGCTCGTCGCGCTCGGGACCCCCGTCGCGGTGATCCTGCCCGCGTACGGCGTCTACTTCGCCGTCGCGATCGGCTTCCTCGGCTGGTCCGCTCGTGCGCTGCTCGCCGCGGCGGCCGTCGTGGCCGTCGTGGGGCCTCCCGTGACGTTCCGCGTCGGCGACTGGCTCGTCGAGCACGAGAAGGCGACTGCGCTGACGAACCTCGTCGTCGGGCACTACTACCCCGCGGGCATCTGGACCGCCTACGTGCTCGCCGGGCTCGCGGTCGGACGCCTGGACCTCACCGCGGCGCACGTGCGCCGCGCCCTGCTGCTCGGCGGCACGGGGGTCGCGCTGCTGGCCCACCTGGCGTCGGCGGTGCTGATGAGGCTCGTCCCCGGGGCGCGACCCGAGGTCGGCCCCGGCCGCTACCTCACGACCGAGCCGCACGCGGGCACGACGTTCGAGGTGGTCGCCAACACCGGCGTCGCGGTCGCCGGGCTCGCGGTGTGCCTCGTCGTCGCGGACCGCTGGCCGCGCCTGACGAACCCGCTCGCCGCGACCGGCGCGCTCGCCCTCACGGCGTACACGGTGCACGTCGCCGTGATCGCGGCGCTCGGCGACGACGTCGTGTGGGAGCCGACCGACCGGGTGTGGCTGACGTTCCTCGCGGTGACCGTCGTCGCGTGCACCCTGTGGCGCGCGACGCTCGGGCGGGGGCCGTTCGAGCGCCTGCTGCACGCGGTCTCGA
The Cellulomonas sp. NS3 DNA segment above includes these coding regions:
- a CDS encoding fumarylacetoacetate hydrolase family protein, whose amino-acid sequence is MRIARFTTGDDPRYALVEGDPGSEQLVVLTGDPIYTPVQPTGEQVPLDDDRVRLLAPVIPRSKIIGVGRNYAAHAAEMGNDLPVAPLLFLKPNTSVIGPDDPIVLPTWTEHVDHEAELAVVIGKVTKDVAPEHALGQVFGFTVANDVTARDIQRTDDQWARAKGFDTSCPIGPWVVPGLDVDDLAVRARVNGEVRQDGRTSQLIFDVAYLISYISEVFTLLPGDVILTGTPAGVGPIVDRDIVECEIEDIGTLRNPVLRRS
- a CDS encoding methyltransferase domain-containing protein; protein product: MSIESPQDVYTHGHHESVLRSHRWRTAENSAAYLLPSLQPGQRLLDVGCGPGTITIDLASRVSPGDVVGIDRSAKVIEAAREAATEADAANVTFEVGDVYALPYEDASFDVVHAHQVLQHLVDPIAALREIRRVTRPGGIVAVRDADYAAMTWYPPSAGLDEWLTLYHEVTQANHAEADAGRRLLSWVRQAGFDPAGIAPSAGVWCYATPEDRTWWSSLWADRAVASNFAAQAIAHGLADEVALEHLSDAWREWGTAEDGWFSIVHGEVLARA
- a CDS encoding heparan-alpha-glucosaminide N-acetyltransferase domain-containing protein — encoded protein: MQRISGVDVARGLAVLGMFTAHLAPGAAGDPWPRGAVQVADGRSAAAFVVLAGLSVALLSGGARPVDGVRRVQARLRVLVRGVLLVALGVVLVALGTPVAVILPAYGVYFAVAIGFLGWSARALLAAAAVVAVVGPPVTFRVGDWLVEHEKATALTNLVVGHYYPAGIWTAYVLAGLAVGRLDLTAAHVRRALLLGGTGVALLAHLASAVLMRLVPGARPEVGPGRYLTTEPHAGTTFEVVANTGVAVAGLAVCLVVADRWPRLTNPLAATGALALTAYTVHVAVIAALGDDVVWEPTDRVWLTFLAVTVVACTLWRATLGRGPFERLLHAVSTRASDLGADSPVRRASDGDRTSPRAGGLPSTTAAGPPSGAPRTTSDAAHPGDAAAPLSARGRAPGG